In Deferribacteraceae bacterium V6Fe1, one genomic interval encodes:
- a CDS encoding DUF547 domain-containing protein, which yields MRIIIKIILILLLFLQTSFAAYIHEKFDVILQSYVINGLVDYKSLLNNRKQLDDYLLLLSSIQESEYESWSTDSKLAFLINLYNAATLQLIIDNYPVKSIKDIGNIFSGPWDKKVVNLFGKKISLDNLEHDIIRKTFSEPRIHFALVCAAKGCPPLRYEAYAGEKLDTQLTEQVKGYLQSSYGMVVDYDKKIVYLSSIFKWYNEDFNSIDDFIKKYSSVDINRFSQKWIKYDWSLNEK from the coding sequence ATGAGAATAATTATAAAAATAATTTTAATACTACTTTTATTTTTGCAGACATCTTTTGCCGCTTATATTCACGAAAAATTTGACGTAATTTTGCAGTCGTATGTAATAAACGGGTTGGTAGACTACAAATCTCTGTTAAATAATAGAAAACAACTTGATGATTATTTGTTGTTATTATCTTCAATACAGGAAAGTGAGTATGAATCATGGAGTACAGACTCAAAGCTTGCTTTTTTAATTAATCTATACAATGCCGCAACTTTACAGCTGATTATCGATAATTACCCCGTAAAATCAATAAAGGATATTGGAAATATTTTCAGTGGTCCATGGGATAAAAAGGTCGTCAATCTTTTTGGTAAAAAGATCTCTCTTGATAATCTTGAGCATGACATTATTCGTAAAACCTTTAGTGAGCCAAGGATTCATTTTGCCCTTGTATGTGCAGCCAAAGGGTGTCCTCCGTTACGCTATGAAGCCTATGCAGGGGAAAAGCTCGATACACAGCTTACTGAGCAGGTAAAGGGGTATTTGCAGTCAAGTTATGGTATGGTGGTTGATTATGACAAAAAGATTGTATATCTGTCATCTATTTTTAAGTGGTACAATGAAGATTTTAACTCAATCGATGATTTTATAAAAAAATATTCTTCGGTAGATATTAATCGTTTTAGTCAAAAATGGATAAAATATGATTGGAGTCTGAATGAAAAATAA
- a CDS encoding methyltransferase domain-containing protein, whose amino-acid sequence MQETLKEKNNIKDYSWNFTESGEIRAYVKPIKLTELWFHTGTICNLRCPFCFEGSSPNSSRIGELTLSDIKPFIQEAIELNVERFSFTGGEPFFNKEFIQILDYSLDFRDCLVLTNATEPLLKNIDKIKSFTDKPNKLFFRISLDSYDEAIHDKNRGKGKFRLSIDIMKKLIEMGFDVFVACQASQNESQLKVIENFAKLFRQTGLPEKTEIVSFVDLKLPNAEVKAPEITKNQLYSTKTEEEIENLMCSYSKMVLKKDGKVSVYACTLVDDDEQYDLGSTLKEAMQEKIALKHHRCFTCYSDGVSCSELNSKISRKQSGANMLIKNATVDRDDIKEYYGKVLKTKYDLKTSACCSTEAVPDYVKSILMELEEEILDKFYGCGSPIPLAVEGATVIDLGCGTGRDAYILSKLVGGSGRVIGIDMTDEQLDVAKKYIDSMTEKFGFKSPNIEFKKGYIEELDKLGIEDNSVDVVISNCVVNLSFDKSKLLKEIFRVLKPGGELYFSDVFASRRIPEELKSDPILIGECIAGAFYIEDFRRAVARLGYPDVRVVSSREIEITNPEIKQKVGMTKLYSQTVRVFKLEDLEDKCEDYGQVATYLGTIVQEPHSFILDDHHIFEKGKPMLVCGNTASMLSQTRYARHFKVFGDRSNHYGLFDGGDYKQGNDEPKNACGC is encoded by the coding sequence ATGCAAGAAACTTTAAAAGAAAAGAATAATATAAAAGATTATAGTTGGAATTTTACTGAAAGCGGAGAAATCAGGGCATATGTAAAGCCGATAAAGTTAACCGAGCTTTGGTTTCACACGGGGACAATTTGCAATCTGAGATGCCCATTTTGCTTTGAAGGCTCATCCCCTAACAGCAGTAGGATAGGAGAGTTAACACTTTCAGATATCAAACCTTTTATTCAGGAAGCTATAGAGCTTAATGTAGAGAGGTTTTCCTTTACCGGTGGAGAGCCTTTTTTTAATAAAGAATTTATTCAAATACTTGATTACTCATTGGATTTTAGGGACTGTTTGGTTTTGACTAATGCTACGGAGCCTTTATTAAAAAACATAGATAAAATAAAATCTTTTACTGACAAACCAAATAAACTTTTCTTTAGAATAAGTCTTGACTCTTATGATGAAGCCATTCATGACAAAAATAGAGGTAAAGGGAAATTTAGGCTGTCTATTGATATAATGAAAAAGTTAATTGAAATGGGCTTTGACGTATTTGTTGCGTGTCAAGCTTCGCAGAATGAATCTCAGCTAAAAGTAATTGAAAATTTTGCCAAACTTTTTAGACAAACAGGCCTGCCAGAGAAAACGGAAATAGTCTCTTTTGTAGATTTAAAGCTCCCTAATGCTGAAGTCAAAGCACCTGAGATAACAAAAAATCAGCTTTACTCAACCAAAACGGAAGAAGAGATAGAAAATCTGATGTGTAGTTACAGTAAGATGGTCTTAAAAAAAGACGGTAAGGTAAGTGTCTATGCATGCACTTTAGTAGACGATGACGAGCAGTATGATTTGGGCAGTACACTTAAAGAAGCAATGCAGGAGAAAATAGCTTTAAAGCATCACAGGTGTTTTACATGCTATTCCGATGGCGTTTCGTGCAGCGAATTAAACAGTAAGATAAGTAGAAAACAAAGCGGGGCAAATATGTTGATTAAAAATGCTACTGTCGATAGGGATGATATAAAAGAATATTACGGAAAAGTTTTAAAAACAAAATATGATTTAAAGACATCAGCTTGCTGCTCTACCGAAGCCGTGCCTGATTATGTAAAAAGCATACTTATGGAGCTTGAAGAAGAGATTTTAGATAAATTTTACGGGTGTGGCTCACCTATCCCTTTGGCTGTAGAAGGGGCTACAGTGATTGACCTTGGCTGCGGCACCGGAAGAGATGCCTATATCCTTTCTAAACTTGTGGGGGGATCAGGCAGGGTAATAGGTATTGATATGACAGATGAACAGCTTGATGTTGCCAAAAAATATATAGATTCTATGACGGAGAAATTTGGTTTTAAAAGCCCAAATATCGAATTTAAAAAGGGTTACATTGAAGAGCTTGACAAATTGGGGATAGAGGATAACTCAGTAGATGTGGTGATATCAAATTGTGTGGTAAATCTTTCCTTTGACAAGTCAAAACTTTTAAAGGAGATTTTCAGAGTATTAAAACCGGGCGGCGAGCTTTATTTTTCTGATGTATTTGCTTCAAGAAGAATCCCTGAAGAATTGAAAAGTGACCCTATCCTCATTGGTGAATGTATTGCCGGAGCTTTTTATATTGAAGATTTTAGAAGAGCCGTAGCAAGACTTGGGTATCCTGATGTAAGAGTTGTTTCTTCAAGAGAGATAGAAATAACAAACCCTGAAATAAAGCAAAAGGTAGGGATGACAAAGCTTTATTCTCAAACTGTGAGAGTATTTAAACTGGAAGATTTGGAGGATAAGTGTGAAGATTACGGGCAGGTTGCAACCTATCTTGGCACAATAGTTCAAGAGCCTCACTCTTTTATTTTGGATGACCATCACATATTTGAAAAAGGGAAACCTATGCTTGTTTGTGGCAATACTGCATCAATGCTATCTCAGACAAGATACGCAAGACATTTCAAAGTGTTTGGTGACCGCTCAAATCATTACGGATTATTTGATGGCGGTGATTATAAACAGGGTAATGATGAACCTAAAAATGCTTGTGGTTGTTAA
- a CDS encoding TVP38/TMEM64 family protein, translating into MKKYIKPVFAVLIILLLIFAGKTFGLGDRLGEFREWVAAKGALGPVIFVGVYALATVMAIPGSALTIMAGAIFGSVVGVITVIFGATFGASLCFLISRYFARDFVASLLAKSEKFKKLDDMTEKNGAIIVAITRLVPLFPFNLLNYGFGLTKVPFLTYVFWSFICMLPGTILYVVGTDAVTTAIQKGEIPWILISIVLLIFVILFLLVKKAKSKIKE; encoded by the coding sequence ATGAAAAAATATATTAAGCCTGTTTTTGCTGTATTAATTATTTTATTACTGATATTTGCAGGCAAGACATTTGGGCTTGGGGACAGGCTTGGTGAGTTTAGAGAGTGGGTTGCCGCAAAAGGTGCTCTTGGGCCTGTGATTTTTGTCGGGGTATATGCATTGGCAACTGTAATGGCAATACCAGGGTCAGCTTTGACAATAATGGCTGGGGCTATTTTCGGCTCTGTAGTGGGTGTCATTACTGTAATATTTGGTGCGACTTTTGGTGCCTCGTTATGTTTTTTAATTTCAAGATATTTTGCACGAGATTTTGTTGCTTCACTTTTGGCAAAAAGTGAAAAGTTTAAAAAGTTAGATGATATGACAGAGAAAAACGGAGCAATAATTGTGGCCATTACAAGACTTGTGCCACTTTTCCCTTTTAATCTGCTCAATTACGGTTTTGGGCTTACAAAAGTACCTTTTTTAACTTACGTATTTTGGTCGTTTATCTGTATGCTCCCCGGGACAATTCTTTATGTGGTGGGCACAGATGCAGTGACTACGGCAATCCAAAAGGGTGAAATACCATGGATTTTAATATCAATTGTGTTGTTAATATTTGTAATTCTCTTTCTCCTTGTCAAAAAAGCAAAAAGTAAAATAAAGGAATAA
- a CDS encoding mercuric reductase, translated as MGRLNLSPKDIYNEQLLNNVHPNDWLNPEPESIYNLVVIGAGTAGLISAIATASLGGKVALIEKDLMGGDCLNVGCVPSKSIIKSARVAHILKNAEKYGFENCGFSESAFEKVMERMRKIRADISHNDSVKRYSGLGVDVFLGEGRFVGKDTIEVDGKILKFKKAVIATGARAVAPDILGLKESGYLTNENIFNLEKLPEHLLVIGGGPIGCELAQSFKRLGAKVTVVEYSRILPREDAEAAKIIEDVLKNDGVEILNNSKVVEVKRLENGKKSVSVQSVDGSGIVKIEVDEILVAAGRAPNVEGLNLDVVDVEYDLREGIKVNDFLQTTNKNIYAAGDCCMKWKFTHAADAAAQIVVQNALFKGRKRLSTLIMPWCTYTDPEVAHVGMYEEDATSKGLSVEYFKFDMSENDRAQADGETVGFVKVMVKKGTDKILGATVVAAHAGEMINEFTVAMANNVGLGKLAGVIHPYPTQSEVVKRVAGLYNKSRLTPTVAKILKWWLKFQRR; from the coding sequence ATGGGCAGACTAAATTTATCTCCGAAAGATATTTATAACGAGCAACTTTTAAACAATGTGCACCCAAATGATTGGCTTAACCCTGAGCCTGAGTCTATTTATAATCTTGTGGTAATTGGTGCCGGCACGGCTGGTCTCATAAGCGCAATTGCGACCGCTTCTTTGGGTGGAAAAGTTGCCCTTATCGAAAAAGATTTGATGGGTGGGGATTGTCTGAATGTAGGTTGCGTGCCTTCCAAAAGTATTATTAAGTCTGCCAGAGTAGCACACATTTTAAAAAATGCCGAAAAATATGGCTTTGAAAATTGTGGTTTTTCCGAGTCAGCTTTTGAAAAAGTAATGGAAAGGATGAGAAAGATAAGGGCTGATATAAGCCATAACGACTCTGTAAAAAGGTATTCGGGGCTAGGTGTTGATGTGTTTTTAGGTGAAGGGCGTTTTGTAGGCAAAGATACAATTGAAGTGGATGGGAAAATTTTAAAATTCAAAAAAGCCGTTATTGCCACAGGGGCAAGAGCTGTTGCTCCGGATATTTTAGGGTTAAAAGAGAGCGGATATCTGACAAATGAGAATATTTTTAATTTGGAGAAACTTCCCGAACATCTTCTTGTAATTGGGGGTGGCCCTATCGGGTGCGAGTTGGCACAATCATTTAAGAGGCTGGGCGCCAAAGTAACAGTTGTCGAATATTCGAGAATATTGCCAAGGGAAGATGCAGAGGCGGCAAAAATAATAGAAGATGTATTAAAAAATGATGGTGTTGAAATATTAAACAATTCAAAAGTGGTTGAAGTAAAAAGGTTGGAAAATGGTAAAAAATCCGTTTCTGTTCAAAGTGTAGATGGCAGTGGAATAGTAAAAATTGAGGTTGACGAGATTCTTGTGGCTGCGGGAAGAGCTCCTAATGTTGAAGGGCTTAATCTTGATGTAGTGGATGTGGAGTATGATTTGAGAGAAGGGATTAAGGTTAACGATTTTCTTCAAACTACAAATAAAAATATTTATGCCGCAGGTGATTGTTGTATGAAATGGAAATTTACCCATGCAGCAGATGCGGCAGCTCAGATTGTAGTGCAAAATGCCCTTTTCAAAGGGAGGAAAAGGCTTAGCACACTTATTATGCCGTGGTGTACTTATACCGACCCGGAAGTGGCACATGTGGGTATGTATGAAGAAGATGCCACAAGCAAAGGGCTAAGCGTAGAATATTTTAAATTTGATATGAGTGAAAATGACCGTGCTCAGGCTGACGGAGAAACTGTAGGCTTTGTGAAAGTGATGGTCAAAAAGGGGACGGATAAGATTTTAGGTGCTACTGTCGTTGCGGCACATGCAGGTGAAATGATTAATGAATTTACTGTGGCAATGGCCAATAACGTAGGGCTTGGAAAGCTTGCAGGGGTAATACACCCATATCCTACTCAAAGTGAGGTGGTAAAGCGTGTGGCAGGTCTTTACAACAAGAGCAGACTCACACCGACGGTTGCAAAGATTTTAAAGTGGTGGCTTAAGTTTCAAAGAAGATGA
- a CDS encoding TIGR04283 family arsenosugar biosynthesis glycosyltransferase, which yields MSSLRDNKSLIIIFTRYPVAGRAKTRLIPQIGAINAAKLQKMMTEFVVSQVRKTNIPFKIKYFGGTEAEMKNWLGDDIKYSAQGDGDLGEKMKSAFEEGFNEGFDKIVVIGSDCPDLRVDLIIEAFKLLEKHNCVIGPAKDGGYYLIGLNKPNPKLFENIDWGSEKVLNQTVSKIKNYKLLKKLNDVDEFEDIPKKISVIIPTLNEEENIANIINQAKRGFNIEVIVVDGGSNDNTVKIAEQMGGNVIVSPPGRAVQMNEGAKIADGEILFFVHADSFLPDNWDTCIRETIGEKQTFLGYFRFKIADDFKGKKIIEFGTNLRANIFKKPYGDQGFFVRKDEFLKAGSFPEVPIMEDLFFVKKAKSIGKIVCADEYIQTSGRRWKKYGALKTTYLNQCALLAALFKYDLNRIKEAYSSGKNPLFT from the coding sequence ATGAGCTCGCTAAGAGACAACAAATCACTAATTATAATTTTTACAAGATATCCTGTCGCAGGTAGGGCAAAAACTCGTCTAATTCCCCAAATCGGTGCTATTAATGCTGCAAAACTTCAAAAGATGATGACCGAGTTTGTGGTTTCTCAGGTTAGAAAAACAAATATACCTTTTAAAATAAAATATTTTGGCGGGACTGAAGCCGAAATGAAAAATTGGCTTGGTGATGATATAAAATATTCCGCGCAGGGGGACGGCGATTTAGGTGAAAAAATGAAATCTGCTTTTGAAGAAGGCTTTAATGAAGGGTTTGACAAGATTGTTGTAATCGGAAGCGATTGCCCCGATTTGCGAGTAGATTTGATTATAGAAGCATTCAAACTACTTGAAAAACATAACTGCGTGATTGGACCAGCCAAAGATGGTGGTTATTATTTAATTGGTTTAAACAAACCTAATCCAAAACTTTTTGAAAACATAGACTGGGGGAGTGAAAAAGTATTAAATCAGACTGTTAGCAAGATTAAAAATTATAAATTACTGAAAAAATTAAATGATGTGGACGAATTTGAAGATATCCCTAAAAAGATTTCCGTAATTATCCCTACATTAAACGAAGAGGAAAATATTGCCAACATTATAAATCAGGCTAAGCGAGGATTTAATATAGAAGTCATTGTTGTTGATGGTGGCAGTAACGACAACACAGTTAAAATTGCAGAGCAAATGGGGGGCAATGTCATTGTCAGCCCACCTGGCAGAGCTGTCCAGATGAATGAAGGTGCAAAAATTGCTGACGGAGAAATATTGTTTTTTGTCCATGCTGATTCCTTTTTACCTGATAATTGGGATACTTGTATCAGGGAAACTATTGGAGAAAAACAAACTTTTCTCGGTTATTTTAGATTTAAGATAGCAGATGATTTCAAAGGGAAAAAAATTATCGAGTTTGGGACAAATCTAAGAGCAAATATTTTTAAAAAACCTTACGGTGATCAGGGTTTTTTTGTCAGAAAAGATGAATTTTTAAAAGCGGGTTCTTTCCCTGAAGTACCAATCATGGAAGATTTGTTCTTTGTAAAGAAAGCTAAAAGCATTGGTAAAATAGTCTGTGCAGATGAATATATTCAAACTTCCGGAAGGAGATGGAAAAAATATGGAGCATTGAAAACTACCTATTTGAATCAATGCGCGCTGCTGGCAGCACTTTTTAAATACGACCTTAATCGCATAAAAGAAGCATATAGTTCAGGTAAAAATCCGCTTTTTACATAA